The segment CCGCACCGTTCGCCAGTTTGGCATCGAGGCTGCGCGCAATCCGGGTTTTCCCGGGGTATGGGTAGGCAACAGCAAGATAGCCTCGCTGGGCATTGCCGTGCAGCGCCACATTACCCTGCACGGGCTGGCCATGAATGTGGACAGGGATCTCTCGCTGTTCAATATCATCACGCCATGCGGGCTTGATGGCGTAACCGCCACCTCGGTGCAACGCGAGCAGACCGGCACCCCGGCCAGCATGGCCGATGTAAAAAGCTGCTTTCTCGAAGCCTTTTGCGAAGTTTTCGGGCAGGCACTGCCACCCCTGCAGCCGGCAGAGGCCTGCGCAGCCCTGCTTGCGGTGCAGGCGTAGGCTGGCCCCCTGTTCACCAGACCACGGCAATACACCAGAAAAATATACCCCGGCAGCATCTGCCCGCAGGATACCCCGCATGACCCAACCCGATTCCACCGCTCCCCGCAACGAGGAAAACGCCCCTCTGCGCAAGCCCGCCTGGCTGCGCCGCCCTCTGGCCTCTGACAGGCGGTTTTTCACCACCTCTGCCCTGCTGAACGAACAGGGGCTCTCCACAGTCTGTAAAGAAGCCAACTGCCCCAACCGGCAGGAATGCTTTTCTTCCGGCACGGCCACGTTTCTGATTCTGGGCGAAACCTGCACACGCAACTGCCGGTTTTGCAACATCCACCCCGGCCAACCCGGAGCCCCCGACCCTACCGAAGCGCAGCGCGTGGCGCAGGCGGCTGTAACGCTTGGCCTCAGGCATGTTGTCGTCACTTCCGTGACGCGCGACGACCTGGCCGACGGCGGCTCCGCCCAGTTTGCGGCTGTCATCGAGGCCCTGCGCACGGCCCTGCCGCAGAGCACGGTTGAAGTGCTTATTCCCGACTTTCAGGGCAGCGGCGATGCGCTGCGCGCCGTCATGGACGCCAAGCCCCACATCATCAATCACAATGTGGAAACCCACCCGGCCCTCTACGCCCAGGTGCGCCCGCAGGCCGACTACGAGCAGAGCCTCGAGCTCCTGCGCCGCGTCAATGACTGCGGCATGACCGCCAAAAGCGGCCTGATGGTGGGCCTTGGCGAAACCGACGAGCAGGTGCTTGAGGTTATCAAAGACCTGCACGCGGCTGGCTGCTCCATTGTGACCATCGGCCAGTATCTGCCGCCTACAAGCCAGCACC is part of the Desulfovibrio sp. genome and harbors:
- the lipB gene encoding lipoyl(octanoyl) transferase LipB, which translates into the protein MYAFDLGCTAYQRAFEIQQKAQAFVLQGGDDILLLLEHPPTVTMGKNSGQENLPPNLAAMWGSAVDVVHSTRGGNITCHFPGQLVAYPIINLKKRTDGVRAYVYDVEETAIRTVRQFGIEAARNPGFPGVWVGNSKIASLGIAVQRHITLHGLAMNVDRDLSLFNIITPCGLDGVTATSVQREQTGTPASMADVKSCFLEAFCEVFGQALPPLQPAEACAALLAVQA
- the lipA gene encoding lipoyl synthase; amino-acid sequence: MTQPDSTAPRNEENAPLRKPAWLRRPLASDRRFFTTSALLNEQGLSTVCKEANCPNRQECFSSGTATFLILGETCTRNCRFCNIHPGQPGAPDPTEAQRVAQAAVTLGLRHVVVTSVTRDDLADGGSAQFAAVIEALRTALPQSTVEVLIPDFQGSGDALRAVMDAKPHIINHNVETHPALYAQVRPQADYEQSLELLRRVNDCGMTAKSGLMVGLGETDEQVLEVIKDLHAAGCSIVTIGQYLPPTSQHHRLDRYVTPEQFVAYAAYGKSLGLKHVFSGPLVRSSYHAANFA